From the genome of Chloroherpetonaceae bacterium:
TAGCTACGACAAGCTACAATCGTGTAAGCAAGATCTGCGAAATCAAGCTTTGGGATGTAGACTCTGGGCAAGAAATACAGTCACTCGTAGGGCAGTTCTATGCTGTAGCGTTTAGTCCTGATGGGAGTACGATGGCAGTAGCAAGTGGTGACAAGACGGTTAAGCTACTGAGCTCACCAGAATTGACAGTCGATGAATTTATCGCGCTAGAGCGAGAAGCGCGCCGAGAAATTGAGCAAGCACGCAAAGCAGCGCAGTCACAGCCCACACCGAATGGTCAAGGAAAATCACCGTACCCTGAAGAGCGCCGCTCAGGTCGCGAGCGCAGAAAGGTCTCGTTCTGGTTAGGAGAAGGTGACCGGCGAAGTGGTCAAGACCGTCGAGTGAATTCTTAACTGAGCGGAAGCGTTGTATTAACGCTTGAAGTTTATTACCTTGCAGTGAGTTTTTCAGTAAATTGAAAAAGGAGTAGTATGAACGCCACACTTCACACACCGGCCGATGAGCCAATGGCTCACCACGCTTCACATCACGCACACCCGCCATATCTAGCGCATCATTTCGCAGAGCCTGAGCAGCAGCTTGAAGCTGCTAAGATGGGAATGTGGGTTTTCCTAATGACGGAAATCCTGCTCTTCGGTGGCGTCTTCTGTGCATATGTGATTTACCGTGGGCTAAATGCTGAAATGTTCCATAGTGCGCACAAGCTGCTGAGCATTCCGCTGGGCGCAACAAATACCTTCATCTTGATGGCAAGCACGATTGCAATGACCTTTGCAATTCACGCAATGCAGCTTGGCAAGCGTCAGCAAGCGGTGTGGCTCCTCGTCTTTACACTGCTTTGCGCTGCGGTCTTCTTGGGCATCAAGTATGTGGAGTATTCGCACAAGTTTCATCTGGGACTTTTGCCCGGTGTCTATTATAGCTACGATGGCTCTGAGGGCGAAATCGTGGGCAAAAATCCACACATCTTTTTCGGCATTTACTTTGCCATGACAGGCATTCACGCCTTGCACGTGATTGCGGGAATGCTGGCAATTACATGGGTACTGGTGCGCACGCTGCAAGGGGAGTTCTCTGCCGAATACTACACGCCACTTGAAATGACAGGATTATACTGGCACTTGGTCGATATCATCTGGATCTTCGTCTTCACCTTACTGTATCTGGTTGGGTGAGTCTCTAAATCAAAAAGTAGGAGTATCAAAATGAGCGTGCAAGCAAAATCGTCGCATCCTATCGTGCCCGCAAAAACCTACTTTATTGTTAGCGTTGTCTTAGTGCTACTGACCGTAGTAGCGATTGTGGTCTCGCAGCTAAACTGGGGCGGGTTTGGCACAGCCATCGTTATTGGTGCAGCCGTAATGAATGCCGCACTGGTAGCCGGGTTTTTTATGCATCTGCGTTATGACAATAAGTTCTTTGCGGGCATATTCATCGTTTCTCTAATTGCGCTAGGTTTCCTGCTGGCTTTTATCTTGATTGACACCAACAGCCGACAAGGAATGTATGACTACACTATGCAGGAAATTAAGCGTGGGGCGAATCTCAAAGAAGTAAAACAGCGCAATGAAGCTCGAGACAAGCCAGCATCACCAGCTAAGAAATGAGGAACAGAGACGCATTAGAACGCTGTATCGCTTTGCGCTGGCTGCAACTGTAGCGACATACCTGCTCATTTTTGCGGGTGGCTTGGTGCGCGTCTCTGGTGCTGGAATGGGCTGCCCAGACTGGCCGAAGTGCTATGGAATGTGGATTCCACCGACTGACGCCAGTCAACTTAAGCCCCCATATGACCCCGCAGCCTTTAACGCTACGCTGACTTGGATTGAGTATATCAATCGCCTGATGGGGGTCTTAGTGGGGCTGATGATTGTTGCTACGCTGGGCTACGCAGTCTGGCGATTTTGGCGTGTGCCGCGCTTTGTAGTGCCAGCACTGGTTGCAACAGGACTGGTTGCCGTGCAAGGCTGGCTGGGGAAAATCGTGGTGAAGACCGACCTCAATCCGTTTGTGGTTACGCTGCATCTTTCACTTGCGCTCGTAATTGTTTGCACACTAATCTACCTAACTGTGCAAACCTACTCCGCTATGCAGAAAGAGCAAAGTGAAAGCCAAAGAACTGAGACGCTCTCCGCGGCAGGTCTATGGCTCTTTGCAATGCTGCAGCTAATGCTGGGCACGCAAGTGCGTGAAAAGCTCGAGTGGCTCTCGCGAAACTTTCCGCTTTTTACCGAAGCGGAATGGCTAGAACAAGTTGGTTGGATCGGCAAGGTGCATGGTGCAACTGGATTGTTGCTAACGCTGCTGACGTGGTGGGTAGGCTATAAGCTGCTCTCCGAAAACAAAACATTTACCAGCTTGGCACAGCGATGCCTGCTTACAATGATGGCGCTTTCACTGGCGGAAGTAGTGGTCGGGCTGTCGCTGGTTTGGATTGGCATTCCAGCGGTGATGCAAGTCTTTCACCAGTGGATAGCAAGCCTCTACGTCGGTGCTGCATTTACCCTAACCACTTGGTTTTACCTCACTGAGGGGAAAGCGATTGAACTCTCTGTCCAGAGAAAAGAGGCAGTAGCCTAGCAGCACTCAAGCACGCAAACAGCAGATTGCAACGGAAAACACTTCAGAGAGCTATTCGCAGCAGCCCGTTTCTGCCGCTGACAAATACAGCGAAGTGCTATTCTTGGGTTTTGCTCCTAATTCTGACACATTCAGAATTGTTCTCCAAAAGGAAAGGGGAGTGTGTAGTCTGTGGCAAGCGTTGAATTAGTCTGGTGTGAAACCGCCGTGAGCCAGTTGGCTACTGAGGGCAGTAAAGTGATTAGAAGTGTAGCCTACCTAAGCAGCTACCGTCCACGACCAGCAAAAATCACGTAAATCGTTGCCAATAAGATTTTGAAATCCATCATCAGGCTCATATTCTCAATGTAGAAGAGGTCATACTTCATTCGCTCGAGCATTTCTTCAATGCTGGAAGCGTAGCCAAATTTTACCTGTCCCCAACTCGTTACACCCGGGCGGACGCGATGCAGGCGCGCATAATGCGGTGCAATAGCTTTAAGCTGCTCAACGAAGTATGGACGCTCAGGGCGAGGTCCGACAACGGACATATCGCCAATAAGCACATTCCAAAACTGCGGCAGTTCATCGAGCCGATACTTGCGGAGGAACTTGCCAAACGGTGTGATGCGCGCATCGTCTTTTTGCGTCAGCAAAGGCACGCCATTTTCTGCATCTTTGTGCATTGAGCGAAACTTGTAGATTGTAAAGTGCCGTCCGTGTCGCCCAACACGCGTCTGCGTGTAAATCGGCGAGGCTTTGGTGTCAATCCAGACAATCAGAGCAAGAAGGAGCAGCACAGGGGAAAACAGAATAAGCACAGCAAGCGAGAAGCAAATGTCAAAGAGGCGTTTCACATTTTCTGCAAAGGGGGAAAGCAGAGGTGGAGAAAGCTCAATGAGCGGCGTGCCATAAATCTGCGTGGTGCGCGCTGCGCCAGAAAGAATGTCATACATATCAGGCAAAATCTTAATGCCCACATTTTTGCCTTCGCAGCAGCCGATAATACGCAAGAGCTCTTCGTGCCGAGATGATTGTGCTGCAATAATCACTTCCGAGACGTGGTGCTTAGCAAAGATTGTCTCAAGGTCGTCTAATTCACCGAGTGTGTGCAGTGAAGCTAAAACAGGAGCACTTTTGCACTCTTTGATGAAGCCTACAATGTCCAACCCTAATGCAGGATGTGCTGCAATATCTGCAGCAAGTGATGCAGCACGAGACCCTGTGCCGATAATCACTGCACGGCGACGACCAATGCCCGAGTGCACAAGCAGCCGACGCTGATAGCTGCGCTGCACCAGCCGACCCACTGGCACTGTAGCACATAGCGCAGCCCAATACAGCGCAGCTCCAAAACGAGAAGAACGGGAAGGGGCATTGGCAAGTTCAGGCGGCTCACTAACATCATCGGCAAAAATCAAGATGAAAAGCAGAAGGGTGCCGAAAGAAAGTGCCTTGATCACTGTAACCGCTTCTTCATAGCGTGAGCTAAAGCGCCAGTCACGGTATAGCCCAAAAAGCCAGAAGATAAGTAGCCAATAGACGACAATTGTCAGCATTGGGAGAAAAATCATTGGCGCTTGCTCCGTGAAAGCCGCAAAAGGGACAGACTGGCGAAAAAAGTAGTAGAGGAAAAAAGCAACATTGAAAGCAACGAAATCCAGTAGCAGCGTCAGCAGGCGTTGGGTGGTTTCGGGTTTGAGCATACTTCTTAGAGCAAAAACGTCCTTTTGCTTTCCTCTGAATTAGACGCCGAAGAAATCGTTGCGTTTAGTCCAAATAGTTAGTGCGAGCTTAGGTCAGCGCAAAGATACAGAATGCACCGTTAATACTCTGCCGTAAAGCGCACAAAGCCAAAGCTGAACGGGCGCCAGAGATTTTGCGATACATTCTGCTCGACTTGATAGTGATAGCGCAGTTCAATGACATAATTTTTGAGCGGTTCGTAGCGCAAAGAAGCAGTAAAAATTAGGTCGTTGAATCGAGTCCCGTCAAGAAAGGGAGCGGCACGCCGCAAGGGAATGTCAGGGGTATTGGTTAAATCTACATCACCGCCCACATTTTTCACCAAGCGACCTTCAGCATCAAACACATTTTCACCTCGCCGAATAGAGCGGAATTCCAGATTGAGGCGCAAGTTTTCCATTGCGTTGTAAGAAAGCCGCAGATAAAGTTCATCCGCATTTGGGCCAATCGGGTTGCCCACAATCAGACCATTTGCAGTGAAGGCATTGCGCGGGTTAATGTGCGAGTAAAAAAATGGGCGAATGTAGGTGTATTCAGCAACAAACGACAAGTTTTGAATCCAAAATGCTTCATACCAGAACGCTCCGATTTGGAAGGCATACTTGTCCGTGACAAGTTCATTCGGCGAAAAGAATTGAAGCGACAATGCTTCGTCCATGACGAAAGTGCCTTGCAGCTCAAAATTTTTGAAAAAGTGCGTTTGCATATCCACAAAGATGAGCGAA
Proteins encoded in this window:
- a CDS encoding cytochrome c oxidase subunit 3 family protein — protein: MNATLHTPADEPMAHHASHHAHPPYLAHHFAEPEQQLEAAKMGMWVFLMTEILLFGGVFCAYVIYRGLNAEMFHSAHKLLSIPLGATNTFILMASTIAMTFAIHAMQLGKRQQAVWLLVFTLLCAAVFLGIKYVEYSHKFHLGLLPGVYYSYDGSEGEIVGKNPHIFFGIYFAMTGIHALHVIAGMLAITWVLVRTLQGEFSAEYYTPLEMTGLYWHLVDIIWIFVFTLLYLVG
- a CDS encoding cytochrome C oxidase subunit IV family protein, translating into MSVQAKSSHPIVPAKTYFIVSVVLVLLTVVAIVVSQLNWGGFGTAIVIGAAVMNAALVAGFFMHLRYDNKFFAGIFIVSLIALGFLLAFILIDTNSRQGMYDYTMQEIKRGANLKEVKQRNEARDKPASPAKK
- a CDS encoding COX15/CtaA family protein, translated to MKLETSQHHQLRNEEQRRIRTLYRFALAATVATYLLIFAGGLVRVSGAGMGCPDWPKCYGMWIPPTDASQLKPPYDPAAFNATLTWIEYINRLMGVLVGLMIVATLGYAVWRFWRVPRFVVPALVATGLVAVQGWLGKIVVKTDLNPFVVTLHLSLALVIVCTLIYLTVQTYSAMQKEQSESQRTETLSAAGLWLFAMLQLMLGTQVREKLEWLSRNFPLFTEAEWLEQVGWIGKVHGATGLLLTLLTWWVGYKLLSENKTFTSLAQRCLLTMMALSLAEVVVGLSLVWIGIPAVMQVFHQWIASLYVGAAFTLTTWFYLTEGKAIELSVQRKEAVA
- a CDS encoding sugar transferase, encoding MLKPETTQRLLTLLLDFVAFNVAFFLYYFFRQSVPFAAFTEQAPMIFLPMLTIVVYWLLIFWLFGLYRDWRFSSRYEEAVTVIKALSFGTLLLFILIFADDVSEPPELANAPSRSSRFGAALYWAALCATVPVGRLVQRSYQRRLLVHSGIGRRRAVIIGTGSRAASLAADIAAHPALGLDIVGFIKECKSAPVLASLHTLGELDDLETIFAKHHVSEVIIAAQSSRHEELLRIIGCCEGKNVGIKILPDMYDILSGAARTTQIYGTPLIELSPPLLSPFAENVKRLFDICFSLAVLILFSPVLLLLALIVWIDTKASPIYTQTRVGRHGRHFTIYKFRSMHKDAENGVPLLTQKDDARITPFGKFLRKYRLDELPQFWNVLIGDMSVVGPRPERPYFVEQLKAIAPHYARLHRVRPGVTSWGQVKFGYASSIEEMLERMKYDLFYIENMSLMMDFKILLATIYVIFAGRGR